One genomic region from Sciurus carolinensis chromosome 2, mSciCar1.2, whole genome shotgun sequence encodes:
- the Ccdc177 gene encoding coiled-coil domain-containing protein 177 codes for MVDPVPEEEKEGAEPGGLEGDGATASVPPDAQGAQQPAASSASASAAVPHKAEVPCTAEGGRREQSPMLHLDLFNFDCPEAEGSRYVLTSPRSLEACARCAVKPVELLPRALADLVREAPGRSMRVATGLYEAYEAERRSKLQQCRAERERIVREEKRRLFTPLGPAAAAAAAASASAPTQSAGSSSSCSSTSLPASPAPRAARKASPSPSSARTQPPPAGSRTGRKSHSLDSLSRRRDGALSSESGASSSSYSGESLRELRWPPRAAARNSCPAGSASSAPNPLGRPSALALVPLTGRSFSLGDLSHSPQTAQHVERIVRQVRAERGLRGVPERDRKIAALMLARHQEERLLLEQRAAAHGQWEQQRVRAEQRREREEREKQRALEQGRRAWAAQVEERRGRRGREEREAARRRQQQWERSEERRRELAERQGLLRRERAERAAREDRLRKLQQEQNLKQREEGLQEGRERAEQVRRERAQRAARAKQRQEGQLQREKRELSRAERARHEALLRGRARQQHEEREGLRSSLEASLGRAQENYEQLVEQRTRELRERARREELQGRRAKEAAERKEREHQAHLEALARAGERRLQHAAQVAEEAVQQKARRVGQTRLEKERTQRANKEKVERDEDCRRRELLQAIGRKLERSEQLSRERRSALESARSTARASFHVREKVREETNTRSFDRMVREAQLHASLDRK; via the coding sequence ATGGTGGACCCGGTGcctgaagaggagaaggagggagccGAGCCCGGAGGCTTGGAAGGGGACGGGGCCACAGCGTCTGTGCCCCCTGATGCCCAGGGCGCCCAGCAGCCCGCAGCCTCCTCGGCCTCGGCCTCCGCGGCGGTGCCGCACAAGGCAGAAGTACCTTGCACAGCAGAAGGCGGACGACGGGAGCAGTCTCCGATGCTGCACCTCGACCTCTTCAACTTCGACTGTCCGGAGGCGGAGGGCAGCCGCTACGTGCTGACCAGCCCCCGCTCCCTTGAGGCCTGCGCACGCTGTGCTGTCAAGCCCGTGGAACTGCTGCCACGGGCCTTGGCCGACCTAGTGCGCGAGGCTCCTGGCCGATCCATGCGGGTGGCCACTGGCCTGTACGAGGCGTACGAGGCAGAGCGGCGCTCCAAGTTACAGCAGTGCCGGGCCGAGCGCGAGCGAATCGTACGCGAAGAGAAGCGGCGCCTCTTCACGCCGTTGGGCCCCGCGGCTGCCGCAGCTGCCGCCGCCTCGGCCTCAGCCCCAACTCAGAGCgcgggcagcagcagcagctgcagtaGCACCAGCCTCCCGGCCTCACCCGCACCGCGTGCCGCCCGCAAGGCCTCTCCCAGTCCCTCCTCTGCTCGGACCCAACCTCCGCCCGCAGGTTCTCGGACAGGAAGGAAGAGCCACTCGCTGGACTCGCTGTCCCGCCGGCGTGACGGTGCTCTCAGCTCCGAGTCGGGTGCATCGTCGTCCTCCTACAGTGGGGAGAGCCTTCGGGAGCTTCGCTGGCCGCCCCGGGCCGCAGCCAGGAACAGTTGCCCCGCAGGGTCAGCGTCCTCTGCCCCCAACCCTTTGGGCCGTCCTTCGGCGCTCGCCCTGGTTCCACTCACTGGCCGAAGCTTCAGCCTTGGGGACTTGAGCCACTCTCCGCAGACTGCTCAGCACGTGGAGCGCATCGTACGCCAAGTGCGCGCCGAGCGGGGCCTGCGCGGGGTGCCAGAGCGCGACCGGAAGATTGCTGCACTCATGCTGGCGCGGCACCAAGAGGAGCGCCTGTTGCTGGAGCAGCGCGCCGCAGCCCACGGCCAGTGGGAGCAGCAGCGCGTGCGTGCTGAGCAGCGGCGCGAGCGCGAGGAGCGCGAGAAGCAGCGCGCTCTAGAGCAGGGCCGCCGGGCCTGGGCTGCGCAGGTGGAGGAGCGGCGGGGCCGCCGGGGTCGCGAGGAGCGTGAGGCAGCGCGGCGGCGACAGCAACAGTGGGAACGCAGCGAGGAGCGACGACGGGAGCTGGCCGAGCGCCAGGGCCTGCTGCGGCGGGAACGGGCCGAGCGCGCGGCTCGGGAGGACCGGCTGCGTAAGCTGCAGCAGGAGCAGAACCTGAAGCAGCGGGAAGAGGGCCTGCAGGAAGGGCGCGAGCGGGCCGAACAGGTCCGCAGGGAGCGCGCCCAGCGCGCGGCACGCGCCAAGCAGCGGCAGGAGGGCCAACTGCAGCGCGAGAAGCGAGAACTGAGCCGCGCTGAGCGAGCGCGACACGAGGCGTTGCTGCGGGGCCGAGCCCGGCAGCAGCACGAGGAGCGAGAAGGCCTGCGGAGCTCCTTGGAGGCCAGCTTGGGCCGCGCGCAGGAGAACTATGAGCAATTGGTGGAGCAGCGCACCCGGGAGCTGAGGGAGCGGGCCCGGCGGGAGGAGCTGCAGGGCAGGCGAGCCAAGGAGGCTGCGGAACGCAAAGAGCGGGAACATCAGGCTCACCTGGAGGCCCTGGCCCGGGCCGGGGAACGACGGCTGCAGCACGCGGCGCAGGTGGCGGAAGAGGCAGTGCAGCAAAAGGCCCGGCGCGTGGGCCAGACGCGGTTGGAGAAAGAGCGGACCCAGCGCGCCAACAAGGAGAAGGTAGAGAGGGACGAAGACTGCCGCCGGCGGGAACTGCTCCAAGCAATCGGGCGCAAGCTGGAGCGCAGCGAGCAGCTGTCACGGGAACGGCGCAGCGCACTGGAGAGTGCTCGCTCCACCGCCCGCGCCTCCTTCCACGTTCGTGAGAAAGTGCGAGAGGAGACCAACACGCGCTCCTTCGACCGCATGGTGCGGGAGGCCCAACTACACGCCAGCCTGGACCGCAAATGA